AGGTTTTCATAACTtgtagtaaaatgtaaaaaacactaGAGATCCCCTGATGGATTTCGCTTTCGCCTACACATGGGTGTATTTGCATGTAGACATGTAAGTTCATGTTGTAACATGTTGTATTTGTTGATTAAAATTGGGCAACATACTATACATTAAGGGTAAAGCCTTTTCGGCTTTATTTACTCTTGATGAACGATCAGTGGAGTGTTTAGTTGAAACCGGGGGCAAATATGAAAGGAAAGGtcaagagaagagagagagctgaatAGAAAACAGCTGCTATGAGGATTTGCACTGTGGTGAATTACCGTCAGAGCAGAATTTACTGGAAAAAGGGCAAATGCTGGTCATAACCGTCtccttctccccctctctgtctctctctctgtctctctctctcagaactCAATCCGGCACAACCTGTCTCTGCACAGCCGCTTTGTGCGGGTGCAGAACGAGGGGACAGGGAAAAGCTCATGGTGGATGCTCAACCCTGAGGGCGGTAAGAGTGGTAAGTCGCCCCGCCGCCGCGCCGCCTCCATGGACAACACCGGCAAGTTCGCCAAGAGCAGAGGGCGTGCAGCCAAGAAAAAGGTACACTGCCAAAGTCTGTCCTCATCCGCCTCCTCGCATCCTGGCCAGCTATTATTCATACAGTAATCCTGTGAGGTCAACACATTGGAGACATATTTAGTAATGCTTGAACTGAGAAAGCCTTTAGATGTTGTCAACTTTAAATGTTTACAGCAACAAAGCACAGATTCATAAGCATTTTGTCTTTGTCGTAAAGTATTATATCTTTGTAGAAGGAAAACAACATTCTTATCCTAACATTTGTTAACTCCTTATACCCTGTAAATAGGCCTACACTTCAGATCTTCACCCTCATAATTGCATTACTTTCATAATTAACAGTTTTATAGaccccaaaatagaaccttgAGGGACTCCACTGAATGTTTTCCACATAATTCCACATTATAGTTTCTACATTAATATCAGgattaacaaaaaaataataagcctAGAGTTCAAactattacaaaaacaaaattctACATTTGTTTTTAGTAAAGTAAAGAGCAGCTGGCATtttaaactaataataaaaaaatgttgttCAAGGTTTTTTAATGACAGCAACACTACTGTAGTTACAGTCATTGATATTGGCAGTTATATGTGGCTGACTTCTCTCCTGTACACTGCAGCTGGCTCTTCAGGGTGGCCCTGAAGGTGGTGCAGACAGCCCAGGCTCTCAGTACAGCAAGTGGCCCGGCAGCCCCAACTCCCACAGCAACGATGACTTTGACGCCTGGACAGCTTTCCGTCCTCGCACCAGCTCCAACGCCAGCACAATCAGCGGCCGTCTCTCGCCCTTCATGCCAGAACAGGACGACCTTGGTGACTCGGACATGCACATGGTCTACCCGGGACCTGGCTCCGGCACCAAAATGACCTCCACCCTCCCCAGCCTTTCAGAGATGACTGGCTCCATGGGCCACAACAGCTCAGAGAACGTGATGGAGAACCTCTTGGACAATCTCAATCTGCTCTCACCCAAGAACCCAGGCGTGGGGTCTGCAGGAGGTCCCGGGACAGGTTCTAACCAGTCCTCACCCTCATCTCTCCTGCAGAGCAGCCCTGGATACCCTCCTTACAGCTCACCCGGCCTGGCCACCGTCAACCAGCAACCGCAGCAAGACTACCGCAAGTGCCTGTATGGTCAGGCAAGCATGGGCAGTCTTTCTCCTATGTCCATGCAGCCTCTGCCAGAGACTAAACCCAGTTTCGGAGGTGGCCCTGGAGGTATGACCCAGTTTAACTGCCCAGCAGGGCTTCTGAAGGAGCTTCTCACCTCGGATTCAGAGCCACATGGCACAGACCTGATGCCCTCTGTAGACACGGTGGTGTCTCAGTCTGCCAACTCTGCAGCACGCATGCTGCCCCCTTACACCAGCAGCAGAGGTGACCTCATGGGAGGCGGAGCCTCTCACAGCCACACCCTCTCTCACCCCCACACCATGCACGCTCAGGCTCCGCCCGCCTCGGCAGCCATGAACGGACGCACACTGCACCCTCTGACCAGCATGAGCCACGGCGGCATAAGTGCACGCCTCGGGTCAGTTAAAACAGCCATGCAGATGCAGTATGGAACGTCCAGTCACATGggtggagggggaggaggacTTCCCTTCTGCAGCGTCAACGGCAACGGGTACAGCCGTGGCCCAGGCCTGCCCCCGGAGCAGCATCAGCATCATTTGGAGAAGCTGCCCAGCGATCTGGACGGCATGCCCGTGGAACGCTTCGAGTGTGACATGGAGTCAATCCTGCATGATACTCTCATGGACGGAGACTCTCTGGACTTCAACTTTGACCCTATGATGAGCCAGCAGGGGTTCCCACCACACGGTGTCAAGaccaccactcacagctgggTGTCAGGGTAAGTTTAAAGCTATGTcttggacaaaaaaaaatgtagttgatcagcaaagtcatgtttggtgtctaactagagctgggcaatatgttGATATTTCATCGTATCGTgataattttgttattgtgataacaatatgcttttctaagcatatcgaagatactgttagtgcttaaagaacattgATCAGCTGctggtttcattacaaacagtgtaattagactgatttAATTAGCTAAAAATCACtctattcagtacaggagaataactgtagtagtaataataatagttcaaaataatctgtcgctactgatgtttttgtctgtgattgtgataaatattgtgtatcgcaaAAAAGTTTTACATATCgcgatattttttttttttccatatcgcccagctctgtGTCTAACTGTTGAACTCTTTGGTCAGCTGTTATAACAGATAAAATTGTGTCCTGTTATGCCTTGCAATGCTCTTGTTTTTATAACAGAAAGTTACACTGCATCAAAAATCAAAGCAGCTATTCTGTTTGacatgtgtgatgatttaggaatGCAGGTTGTACATTGTAAACTGGTTTAAACTGCAAACTTCAAAACATAGAAAatgttaattacatttacattatgagCATAATGTGGGTGAAAAGTAGCATCTTTAAACTTTTAACATGATTTttaggtttttattttttagtttttgtatTAGTATATGTCCCCCTTTTGCTTTAATGACAGCATGCAGTCCAGTGTACATGGattttatttctaaaatatactgttatttatttttacgaTAAAACAATATTCTCAATGTGGTCTAAATCTATTCAACTATTCATCAAACTCCACTGAACGGCTAATGGTTGAACTACGTCACAAACATAGCGGTTGAAGTCTTTATTAAAAAACCCTAAATCTAACATTTATCATGTggacttttacattttactaataataaataaagcctaAACTGTCCAGAATAGAGGTTTAATGACTAATTGACTTATTTGACTAAAATCGCCAATAGGTAGTTGGTACCTAATTTAATCGTCAGTTATCAGGCGTGTTTCTTGTGCTAACTAGGAGTGGTTCTGGACACACATAAGTTTAATCGTAACATTGTCACtaactataataatattttttgtgaatattattaacatttactttttttgtttcataAAATTCTGACGTATTGGCGTAAAATTCACaatcacagacacagacaatTTATTGTGATGTTTAATATTTGAGTTTAAACTGctctttaaaatattttagaatAAAAAGGCCATTAgacatttatataaaacattacaaattatgtaaaaaataaagaaagtatGTTAAGAGGCTAACCATCAAAGCAATGCTTGATTCAGTATAAATTGTTCTGATGTCTGGCTCTGTCTAGACTTGTTAACTTCCAAAACATGCTAGCTTGACCTTCTGTTTCTCCCATTTGCACTTCATTAAGATCCTTCTCTTTTCTCGCAGGTAGAGGTTTTCAGCCTCTCAGACTGAAAAGTTACAGCCCAAAGAGGCCACCCATTCAAGCAATGCTCTCTTCTCCTGCTTCTCATCAAGGACGTTCCCCTGTTTTCCCTCTGCTCAGCTATGGCTGTGATATGACCGCACACTGCCAAGGACGTTAGTTGCTGTAACGCACCTTC
The sequence above is drawn from the Salminus brasiliensis chromosome 11, fSalBra1.hap2, whole genome shotgun sequence genome and encodes:
- the foxo1a gene encoding forkhead box protein O1-A, which codes for MAEAAPRHTVEIDPDFAPLSRPRSCTWPLPRPELTNPADSGTCSPASSGQRDAAPSAGHTDLVSGLGLLEESEDYEEQKGLDFDCVHQQQQPQQQQQQQQQQQQQQQQQVSSPQLAQQHVPLLSSVSGQRKSSSSRRNAWGNMSYADLITKAIESSPEKRLTLSQIYDWMVKSVPYFKDKGDSNSSAGWKNSIRHNLSLHSRFVRVQNEGTGKSSWWMLNPEGGKSGKSPRRRAASMDNTGKFAKSRGRAAKKKLALQGGPEGGADSPGSQYSKWPGSPNSHSNDDFDAWTAFRPRTSSNASTISGRLSPFMPEQDDLGDSDMHMVYPGPGSGTKMTSTLPSLSEMTGSMGHNSSENVMENLLDNLNLLSPKNPGVGSAGGPGTGSNQSSPSSLLQSSPGYPPYSSPGLATVNQQPQQDYRKCLYGQASMGSLSPMSMQPLPETKPSFGGGPGGMTQFNCPAGLLKELLTSDSEPHGTDLMPSVDTVVSQSANSAARMLPPYTSSRGDLMGGGASHSHTLSHPHTMHAQAPPASAAMNGRTLHPLTSMSHGGISARLGSVKTAMQMQYGTSSHMGGGGGGLPFCSVNGNGYSRGPGLPPEQHQHHLEKLPSDLDGMPVERFECDMESILHDTLMDGDSLDFNFDPMMSQQGFPPHGVKTTTHSWVSG